A genome region from Arachis duranensis cultivar V14167 chromosome 8, aradu.V14167.gnm2.J7QH, whole genome shotgun sequence includes the following:
- the LOC107462273 gene encoding uncharacterized protein LOC107462273 codes for MTWAIELSQYDLQYEPQHAIKAQAMTDFLVEVMGDPIEEAGTRWRLHVDEASNQTSGGTGIILESPAGDIYKQSIKFEFLVSNNQAEYEALLGGLILAREVSATKLEVCSDSQVVTSQVNGSYQARDSLLQKYLEKVKELSKQFEEVAIQHVPRERNIRADLLSKLASTKPGVSNRSLIQGMIKEATVTDYVLKEVYDGCYGHHIGGKDLARNLIRAGYYWPSMMMDSKEFVRKCVKGQENANFHKALATELSLLTSCRPFTQWGFDLLGPFLRQVITRFGIPEVVVFDNGTQFSNKKFVEFFSGLGIKQKFSSIEHPQTNGQVEAANKVILLGLKKRLDNKKGAWADELASVLKSYQKTKQSSTWETPFRLTYGVDAMIPVEIGEPSPRLLLKGVEEAVEKDLADEAREIAHLSEIALK; via the exons ATGACTTGGGCCATTGAGCTATCTCAGTATGATTTACAATATGAACCCCAGCATGCGATTAAGGCACAAGCAATGACTGACTTCTTGGTAGAAGTAATGGGGGACCCAATCGAGGAGGCGGGCACACGGTGGAGGCTCCATGTGGACGAGGCCTCCAACCAGACGTCTGGAGGCACCGGGATCATCTTGGAAAGCCCTGCTGGGGACATATACAAACAATCAATCAAGTTTGAGTTTCTCGTGTCAAACAACCAAGCGGAGTATGAGGCCCTCCTAGGCGGCTTGATCTTAGCTCGGGAAGTCAGCGCAACGAAGCTGGAAGTGTGCAGTGATTCGCAGGTCGTCACCTCACAAGTGAATGGAAGTTACCAAGCCAGAGACTCGCTGTTGCAGAAATACTTGGAGAAGGTCAAGGAGCTGAGCAAACAATTCGAGGAGGTCGCAATCCAACACGTTCCAAGGGAAAGGAACATACGGGCAGACCTCCTATCCAAGCTGGCGAGCACGAAACCGGGAGTCAGCAACCGGTCCCTCATTCAAGGCATGATAAAAGAAGCAACAGTG ACAGACTACGTGCTAAAAGAAGTCTACGATGGATGCTATGGCCACCACATCGGGGGCAAAGACCTAGCAAGAAATCTCATCCGAGCCGGATATTACTGGCCATCGATGATGATGGACTCGAAAGAGTTCGTAAGGAAATGCGTTAAGGGCCAAGAGAACGCCAACTTCCACAAAGCGCTGGCAACCGAACTAAGCCTATTGACGTCTTGCCGACCTTTTACACAGTGGGGATTCGACCTACTCGGACCTTTCCTG AGGCAAGTGATAACTCGATTTGGCATCCCGGAAGTCGTTGTTTTTGATAACGGGACGCAATTTTCCAACAAGAAGTTCGTGGAATTCTTCAGCGGTTTGGGCATAAAGCAGAAATTCTCCTCTATAGAGCATCCCCAGACGAACGGCCAAGTGGAGGCCGCAAACAAGGTCATCTTGCTGGGCCTCAAGAAGCGGTTGGATAACAAGAAAGGAGCATGGGCCGATGAACTAGCCTCGGTCCTCAAGTCCTACCAAAAAACCAAGCAATCGTCCACATGGGAAACCCCTTTCCGCCTGACGTACGGGGTGGACGCAATGATACCCGTAGAGATCGGCGAGCCGAGCCCACGATTACTTCTGAAGGGAGTAGAGGAAGCGGTGGAAAAGGACCTAGCAGATGAGGCTAGGGAGATAGCCCATTTGTCAGAAATAGCACTAAAGTAA
- the LOC107462272 gene encoding uncharacterized protein LOC107462272, with translation MQSLRRKLESTTKANNEFKTQVETLREQLSKAGEKLKVAEEKVASTKEKLKTSDATVSRLTEREMTLENQLNATQGRVAALEKERDAAVLSAKSAQAEADELRKKYKETVKQGKSAILMTEEALKAQVKIVAPDFDTSAIGVFKTIKDGKIVDMPRK, from the coding sequence TCGAATCTACTACCAAGGCCAATAATGaattcaaaactcaagttgAAACGCTTCGGGAGCAGCTGTCCAAAGCTGGGGAGAAGCTTAAGGTTGCCGAGGAAAAAGTCGCGTCTACCAAGGAGAAATTGAAGACCTCTGATGCCACCGTGTCCCGTCTAACCGAGCGGGAGATGACTTTGGAGAACCAGCTCAATGCCACGCAAGGTCGGGTGGCCGCTTTGGAGAAGGAACGTGATGCGGCCGTCTTGTCGGCTAAGTCTGCTCAAGCTGAGGCCGATGAGCTTAGGAAGAAGTATAAAGAGACCGTAAAACAGGGAAAAAGCGCGATCCTCATGACTGAAGAGGCTCTCAAAGCCCAGGTGAAGATCGTGGCTCCTGATTTCGACACGTCGGCAATCGGGGTCTTTAAAACCAtcaaggatggcaagattgtcgaCATGCCCAGGAAGTGA